A single window of Pseudanabaenaceae cyanobacterium SKYG29 DNA harbors:
- the lepB gene encoding signal peptidase I: protein MTDTLSQKKRSVKAIAEETMHTIGMALLLFFGVHTFIAENRYIPSSSMEPTLQIKDRLIIEKISYYFRNPQRGEIIVFHPPNHPAIPNKGSVYIKRVIGLPGDRISIQNGTVYVNGTPIPEPYITAPAVYTLPTTDPALCPDNCFQPSQIVEMKGVPSFVVPPDSYWVMGDNRNNSLDSHVWGFLPRENVVGRAAFRYWPPNRRAGVIRTPEYTLN, encoded by the coding sequence ATGACCGATACCCTCTCCCAGAAAAAACGTTCCGTAAAAGCGATCGCCGAAGAAACCATGCACACGATCGGGATGGCACTGTTACTTTTTTTTGGGGTGCACACCTTCATTGCCGAAAACCGTTACATACCCTCCAGCTCCATGGAGCCAACGCTACAGATCAAAGACCGATTGATTATTGAAAAAATTTCCTACTACTTCCGCAACCCCCAGCGGGGAGAGATCATTGTCTTTCATCCGCCCAACCATCCCGCTATTCCAAACAAAGGGAGTGTATACATTAAAAGGGTAATAGGACTACCTGGCGACAGGATCAGCATTCAGAATGGCACAGTCTATGTCAACGGCACACCTATTCCTGAACCCTATATCACTGCCCCTGCTGTCTATACGCTACCTACTACTGACCCTGCCCTGTGCCCTGACAACTGTTTCCAACCCAGCCAAATTGTGGAAATGAAGGGAGTACCCAGTTTCGTTGTTCCCCCCGACAGTTACTGGGTGATGGGGGATAATCGCAATAACAGTTTGGATTCCCATGTTTGGGGATTTTTACCGAGGGAAAATGTCGTGGGTCGGGCGGCTTTTCGTTATTGGCCCCCCAATCGTCGTGCTGGTGTGATTAGGACTCCTGAATACACCTTGAACTGA
- a CDS encoding aspartate kinase, producing the protein MGLVVQKFGGTSVADGERILQVCRRINQAVSQGEQVVVVVSAMGKTTDSLIDLARSVAGECPDPREMDLLLATGEQVTTALVSMALQAQGQPAIGLTGREAGIITEPHHQRARIISIDVTRIKAELHQGKVVVVTGFQGISTTGEVTTLGRGGSDTSAVALAAALLADRCEIYTDVPGILTTDPRLVPQASLLAEITAAEMLELASLGAKVLHPRAVEIARNFAVPLVVRSTWSEAPGTKILSPAAPSGDLNSLEVNRLVDGIHIDRCQAKVALLGVPDRPGIAARLFSALAEAGILVDLIVQAIQHPLNYNDIAFTVPRPDLDRALAVCRALHPSVTILGDEQISIVSISGVGIVGRPAIPARMFSALGQKDINIEMISTSETKVSCVIAEGDSDRALAALGEIFHLEPTPALLPAADAPTVRGVALDQNQTRLAVLNVPDRPGVAARLLQSLADKGIPLDMIIQSEPAQGLNNIAFTINSTDRYAAERTLQQTAQQLNCGEVLVDTEVAKLSIVGMGMAQAKGIAARMFQALAEQEINIEMIATSEIKVSCIIRQRQAVIGLRAVHQAFGLDGSQVIPIERS; encoded by the coding sequence ATGGGATTAGTAGTACAAAAATTCGGCGGTACTTCTGTAGCTGATGGAGAACGGATTTTACAGGTATGTCGCCGCATAAACCAAGCCGTTAGCCAGGGTGAGCAGGTGGTAGTGGTAGTGTCGGCCATGGGGAAGACCACCGACAGTTTGATTGATTTAGCCCGATCGGTAGCGGGGGAATGTCCCGACCCCAGGGAAATGGACTTACTGCTGGCGACAGGGGAGCAGGTGACGACTGCTTTGGTGAGTATGGCATTGCAGGCTCAGGGACAGCCAGCGATCGGCTTGACGGGCAGGGAAGCGGGCATTATCACGGAACCCCACCACCAGCGGGCACGGATCATCTCTATTGATGTTACCCGCATCAAAGCCGAGTTACACCAGGGTAAAGTTGTTGTGGTGACGGGATTTCAGGGGATCAGTACCACAGGGGAAGTGACTACTTTGGGGCGGGGTGGCTCCGATACCTCTGCCGTGGCCTTGGCGGCTGCTCTTCTCGCTGATCGGTGTGAAATTTATACCGATGTACCAGGGATTTTGACCACTGACCCCCGGTTGGTGCCCCAAGCCAGTCTATTGGCAGAAATTACTGCTGCTGAGATGTTGGAACTAGCTAGTTTAGGGGCAAAGGTACTCCACCCCAGAGCCGTGGAAATTGCCCGTAATTTTGCTGTCCCCCTAGTTGTGCGTTCCACTTGGTCAGAGGCTCCAGGCACCAAGATTCTCAGTCCTGCTGCCCCCAGTGGTGACCTCAACAGCCTGGAGGTTAATCGCTTAGTCGATGGCATTCACATCGATCGCTGCCAAGCCAAAGTTGCCCTCCTGGGAGTACCCGATCGTCCTGGCATTGCGGCGCGGCTTTTTTCCGCCCTAGCCGAGGCAGGAATTTTAGTTGACCTAATTGTGCAAGCGATTCAACACCCCCTCAACTATAACGATATTGCCTTCACTGTGCCCCGACCAGATTTAGACCGTGCCCTGGCTGTTTGTCGTGCCCTGCATCCCTCGGTGACCATCCTGGGGGATGAGCAAATTAGCATTGTCAGTATCAGTGGAGTAGGCATTGTGGGGCGACCAGCGATTCCCGCTCGTATGTTCAGCGCCCTGGGGCAGAAGGACATCAATATTGAGATGATCTCCACCTCGGAAACCAAGGTTAGTTGTGTAATTGCTGAGGGGGATAGCGATCGTGCCCTAGCTGCCTTGGGGGAAATTTTTCACCTGGAACCTACCCCTGCCCTCCTACCCGCTGCCGATGCTCCCACAGTTAGAGGAGTTGCCCTAGACCAAAATCAAACTCGCCTGGCGGTGCTCAATGTCCCCGATCGCCCTGGGGTAGCGGCTCGCCTATTGCAATCCCTGGCAGATAAAGGCATTCCCCTCGATATGATTATCCAATCGGAACCTGCCCAGGGGCTGAACAACATCGCCTTTACGATCAACTCTACCGATCGCTACGCTGCGGAACGCACTTTACAACAGACTGCCCAGCAATTAAATTGTGGCGAAGTCCTAGTAGATACAGAAGTGGCTAAGTTGAGCATCGTGGGTATGGGCATGGCGCAAGCCAAGGGGATAGCAGCGCGGATGTTTCAAGCCCTAGCTGAGCAGGAAATTAATATAGAAATGATTGCCACCTCAGAAATCAAAGTCAGTTGTATCATCAGACAGAGGCAAGCAGTGATAGGTCTGCGAGCGGTACACCAAGCCTTTGGTCTCGACGGCAGTCAAGTGATTCCCATCGAACGGAGCTAA
- the nagA gene encoding N-acetylglucosamine-6-phosphate deacetylase encodes MEILTYSAGGVDLQINGALGLSFNRLDWSQTEKLIQVCQFLYDQGIDAFLPTLVTTDRESLHRSLSVIQAVMAQGTGGAEILGVHLEGPFLHPEKRGAHPATHLLPLTLENAKRVVGDFAPLIRLMTIAPELDETGEVISFLQNLGIKLSMGHTTCTLMQAQLAYARGVDLVTHLFNAMPSLHHRQPGVVGFALTAPMWCGLIADGKHLHPQVVELVYRLKQHHLFLVSDALPPFGLPTGEYPWDERSITVRDNSCYLADGTLAGTTLGLLAGVINLVNWGVCALPQALALATIHPRLALGLPLPQQPSLVWYQAEGGGIEFKRYS; translated from the coding sequence ATGGAGATTCTCACCTATTCAGCGGGGGGAGTAGATTTACAAATTAACGGTGCCTTGGGTCTGTCTTTCAACCGTTTGGACTGGTCGCAGACAGAGAAACTGATCCAGGTCTGTCAGTTTTTGTATGACCAGGGGATTGACGCTTTTCTCCCTACTTTAGTTACTACAGATAGGGAATCTTTACACCGATCGTTATCTGTCATTCAAGCAGTTATGGCGCAGGGGACAGGGGGAGCTGAGATTTTAGGCGTACATTTGGAGGGCCCGTTCTTACATCCTGAGAAGCGGGGGGCACATCCTGCTACTCATCTGCTACCTCTGACATTAGAAAATGCCAAGCGGGTGGTGGGAGATTTTGCACCTCTTATCCGTCTGATGACTATTGCGCCGGAATTAGATGAAACAGGTGAAGTTATCAGTTTTTTACAAAACCTAGGCATAAAGCTCAGTATGGGTCACACTACTTGTACCCTGATGCAGGCACAGCTAGCTTACGCAAGGGGTGTAGATTTGGTCACCCATTTGTTTAATGCCATGCCCAGTCTCCACCATCGGCAGCCAGGAGTAGTCGGTTTTGCCCTTACTGCCCCCATGTGGTGTGGTTTGATTGCCGATGGAAAACATCTCCACCCCCAAGTAGTTGAGTTGGTCTACCGCTTAAAACAGCACCATCTATTTTTGGTCAGTGATGCCCTTCCCCCCTTCGGTTTGCCGACAGGAGAATATCCCTGGGACGAACGATCGATAACAGTCAGAGACAACAGTTGCTATCTAGCTGACGGCACTTTAGCAGGGACTACCCTGGGTCTGCTGGCGGGAGTGATTAACTTAGTGAACTGGGGAGTGTGTGCATTACCACAGGCCCTCGCTCTAGCAACTATCCATCCCCGTCTGGCTTTGGGTCTGCCCCTGCCACAGCAGCCCTCTTTGGTTTGGTACCAGGCAGAGGGGGGAGGAATCGAGTTTAAGCGCTACAGTTAA
- a CDS encoding MlaE family lipid ABC transporter permease subunit, producing the protein MPILRWLLKLLQAFLVLGKVVTLLLRGRLHRRNTIEQMAIVGTGSLGITLITALFVGAVFTIQVAKEFINFGAQRAIGGVLAIAITRELAPVLTAVIIAGRIGSAFAAEIGTMEVTEQIDALYILRTDPLDYLVTPRLVACVLMMPLLTIVAIFTGLGGGLVIAQGLYNISRDIFLDSVQRFLVTWDVISAMIKAAVFGALIAAIGTTWGLTTTGGAKGVGESTTAAVVTSLLAIFSSNFFLSWVLFGGIGSTLSRGLLGS; encoded by the coding sequence ATGCCGATTCTGCGCTGGCTGCTGAAATTACTACAAGCTTTCCTGGTGTTGGGGAAGGTAGTTACGTTACTGTTGCGGGGGCGGTTGCATCGGCGCAACACGATCGAGCAGATGGCAATTGTGGGCACTGGTTCCCTAGGGATTACTTTGATTACAGCCCTATTTGTGGGGGCAGTCTTTACCATTCAAGTTGCTAAAGAATTTATTAATTTTGGTGCCCAGCGAGCGATCGGGGGTGTACTAGCCATTGCCATTACCAGGGAGCTAGCCCCAGTTTTGACGGCAGTGATTATTGCTGGCAGGATTGGTTCTGCCTTTGCTGCGGAAATCGGCACGATGGAAGTGACGGAACAGATTGATGCTCTCTACATCTTGCGCACTGACCCCCTAGATTACCTCGTGACACCCCGTCTAGTCGCCTGTGTGTTGATGATGCCCCTATTGACGATCGTGGCGATTTTCACAGGGCTAGGTGGAGGGTTGGTGATCGCCCAAGGACTGTACAACATTTCTAGGGATATATTTTTGGATTCTGTGCAGCGGTTTTTAGTTACCTGGGATGTAATCAGTGCCATGATCAAAGCAGCGGTATTTGGGGCATTGATTGCTGCCATTGGCACAACCTGGGGTCTAACAACAACGGGGGGAGCAAAAGGGGTAGGGGAATCAACCACAGCGGCAGTAGTGACTTCTCTGCTGGCGATTTTCAGTAGCAACTTTTTTCTCTCCTGGGTGTTATTTGGGGGAATTGGCAGTACCCTATCGCGGGGGTTGCTAGGCTCCTAG
- a CDS encoding ATP-binding protein codes for MDGNRPLGVVVQGSLSQGLAVRLYGDVSVEEMRVGKFLVVQGRRARFFCILTDVALGTASPRILINPPDPQNLFLTEVLAGTGTFGTINLAPMLMFDSPIDLLPLPKKGKRQRQPIEAETEVNLLPVKTVPTHFSQVFEAVERDFRIVFGWEDDPHKRNFAIGHPVDMDVPVCIDLDRFVERSNGIFGKSGTGKSFLTRLLLSGIIRKRAAVNLIFDMHSEYGWEAAAEGKKTHTVKGLRQLFPSQVQIYTLDPDSTKRRGVRDAQELYIGLDQIEVEDLLLVKEELNLSEASIENAIILRNEFGKQWIDRLLGMSNAEIQEFCETRMGSKSSIMALQRKLMRLEELKYLKRTCPDNHIKQILDALSAHKHIVIEFGSQSNLLSYMLATNIITRRIHQAYVRQAEKFLQTKNPSDRPIQLMITIEEAHRFLNPLTAKQTIFGTIAREMRKYFVTLLVVDQRPSGIDNEVMSQIGTRITALLNDEKDIEAIFTGVAGSGNLRSVLAKLDSKQQALVLGHAVPMPVVIQTRRYDEQFYQEIGETNWEKASTEQVLEAAEVARADLGF; via the coding sequence ATGGATGGTAACAGACCATTGGGGGTAGTTGTACAAGGTTCTCTGAGTCAGGGTTTGGCAGTGCGTTTGTACGGCGATGTGTCAGTGGAAGAAATGCGAGTGGGGAAGTTTTTGGTTGTCCAGGGTAGGCGCGCTCGTTTCTTTTGTATTTTGACGGATGTAGCCCTGGGAACGGCAAGCCCCCGCATCTTAATCAATCCCCCTGATCCGCAAAATCTGTTCTTGACGGAAGTGCTGGCAGGTACTGGTACTTTTGGCACCATCAACTTGGCACCGATGTTGATGTTTGACAGCCCGATCGACTTGTTACCACTGCCAAAGAAGGGAAAACGCCAACGGCAACCGATCGAGGCAGAGACGGAAGTCAATCTCTTACCAGTAAAGACAGTACCAACCCACTTTTCCCAGGTATTTGAAGCAGTGGAGCGAGATTTTCGCATTGTCTTTGGCTGGGAAGATGACCCCCATAAGCGCAACTTCGCCATTGGTCACCCTGTGGACATGGATGTGCCGGTCTGCATTGACCTCGATCGGTTTGTGGAGCGGAGTAATGGTATTTTTGGCAAATCAGGTACAGGTAAATCCTTTCTGACGCGGCTATTATTGTCGGGGATTATTCGCAAACGGGCAGCGGTCAATCTCATTTTTGATATGCACTCAGAATACGGCTGGGAAGCAGCAGCGGAAGGTAAGAAAACCCATACTGTCAAAGGACTGCGGCAACTGTTTCCTAGCCAGGTACAGATTTACACCCTTGACCCCGATTCAACTAAGCGGCGGGGGGTGAGAGATGCCCAGGAACTCTACATCGGTCTTGATCAGATTGAAGTAGAAGATTTATTGCTGGTCAAAGAGGAACTGAATCTATCGGAGGCGAGCATTGAAAATGCCATCATTTTGCGCAATGAGTTTGGCAAGCAGTGGATCGATCGGTTACTGGGCATGAGCAATGCTGAGATTCAAGAGTTCTGTGAAACCCGCATGGGCAGTAAGTCTTCCATCATGGCATTGCAGCGCAAGCTAATGCGGTTAGAGGAATTGAAATACTTAAAGCGCACCTGTCCTGACAATCATATCAAACAGATATTGGATGCCCTCAGTGCCCACAAACATATTGTCATTGAATTTGGTTCCCAGTCCAATTTACTCTCCTACATGTTAGCGACAAATATTATCACCCGCCGTATCCACCAAGCCTATGTCCGCCAGGCGGAGAAATTCCTGCAGACCAAAAATCCCAGCGATCGTCCCATTCAGTTGATGATCACCATTGAAGAAGCCCACCGCTTTTTGAATCCCCTGACTGCTAAGCAGACTATTTTTGGCACCATTGCCAGGGAGATGCGCAAATACTTTGTCACTCTTTTAGTGGTTGACCAACGACCGTCAGGGATTGACAATGAAGTCATGTCTCAGATTGGCACCAGAATCACAGCTCTCTTGAATGATGAAAAAGATATTGAGGCGATTTTTACAGGAGTAGCGGGGAGCGGGAATTTGCGGTCGGTGCTAGCGAAACTGGACTCGAAACAACAGGCACTAGTTTTAGGTCATGCGGTACCGATGCCAGTTGTCATTCAAACCAGGCGCTATGATGAACAGTTCTACCAAGAAATTGGTGAAACCAACTGGGAAAAAGCTTCCACAGAGCAGGTACTAGAGGCAGCGGAAGTGGCACGGGCGGATTTAGGGTTTTAG
- the lepB gene encoding signal peptidase I, with protein sequence MAEFSWKDWWQKQGESLRIILLSLVIAVLLRSFVIEPRYIPSGSMEPTLQVNDRIMVEKLTYHWRAPKRGEIIVFEPPFMAGKAYIKRVIGLPGEQVAIKDGKVFINGIPLEEPYILEPPRYEISPFVVPPGYYWVMGDNRNNSNDSHIWGFLPQENIQGRAILRFWPPNLRLGLITLPQYPHPNLNMEKQLIGIDY encoded by the coding sequence ATGGCTGAGTTTTCCTGGAAAGACTGGTGGCAGAAGCAGGGGGAATCCCTACGTATAATTCTCCTGTCTTTGGTGATAGCTGTTCTCCTGCGCTCCTTTGTCATAGAACCCCGCTATATCCCCTCGGGTTCCATGGAGCCGACATTGCAGGTCAACGATCGCATCATGGTCGAAAAACTGACTTACCATTGGCGAGCACCCAAACGGGGAGAGATCATTGTCTTTGAGCCCCCTTTTATGGCAGGGAAAGCCTACATCAAGCGTGTGATCGGACTGCCGGGAGAACAGGTAGCCATCAAAGACGGCAAAGTATTTATCAACGGTATCCCCCTGGAGGAGCCATACATTCTGGAACCCCCCCGCTACGAAATTTCCCCTTTTGTGGTGCCCCCTGGTTACTACTGGGTGATGGGGGACAATCGCAACAACAGCAATGATTCCCATATTTGGGGGTTTCTCCCTCAAGAAAACATCCAAGGGCGAGCTATTTTGCGCTTCTGGCCCCCCAACCTTCGTCTGGGTTTGATTACCTTGCCCCAGTATCCCCATCCCAACCTCAACATGGAGAAACAACTGATTGGCATTGATTATTAA
- a CDS encoding tetratricopeptide repeat protein, protein MRLFLVVGLWLLCFPWWGEATTLVEAGIQALQSQQYARAVEIFSQTIDQAPALSYGNRCLAYLLLGIYDKAERDCDRALEYLPDNAEVWLDRGLARFHRGNYPGALADFDRGIALDPHNYRLFYDRALVYSAMGQSHRSLTDYEQALRLSPPVADRVEILTDRGIELMLGGQLEGALLDFQQATHLMPSHARAWFHQGCAHQRQGELDLALADFDRVLHLEPENPEAYRARAIVQKQRGKLRQAVTDLEWASFYFQQRGQQEEYTSVENLKFHWLVRLYV, encoded by the coding sequence ATGCGACTATTCCTAGTAGTGGGTCTGTGGCTGTTGTGTTTCCCGTGGTGGGGGGAGGCAACTACTCTAGTGGAAGCAGGTATCCAGGCACTGCAATCCCAGCAGTATGCCCGTGCTGTGGAAATCTTCTCCCAAACGATCGACCAGGCTCCTGCCCTTTCCTACGGTAACCGCTGTCTTGCCTACCTACTACTAGGTATCTACGATAAAGCCGAGCGGGATTGCGACCGCGCTCTGGAATATTTACCCGATAACGCGGAAGTGTGGCTCGATCGGGGTTTAGCACGCTTCCATCGGGGGAATTACCCAGGTGCCTTGGCAGACTTTGACCGAGGTATTGCTTTAGACCCCCACAATTACCGCCTGTTTTACGACCGTGCCCTTGTCTACAGTGCTATGGGACAGTCCCACCGTAGTTTGACGGACTATGAGCAAGCTTTGCGATTGTCCCCCCCTGTGGCGGATCGGGTGGAAATCTTGACCGATCGGGGTATTGAACTAATGCTGGGAGGTCAACTGGAGGGGGCATTGTTAGATTTCCAACAAGCCACACACCTTATGCCCAGCCATGCTAGGGCTTGGTTTCATCAGGGTTGCGCCCACCAGCGCCAGGGGGAATTAGATTTGGCTCTAGCTGATTTCGATCGGGTGTTGCATTTAGAACCAGAGAACCCAGAAGCCTACAGAGCACGGGCTATAGTACAGAAACAACGAGGTAAGTTGCGCCAAGCAGTGACGGACTTGGAGTGGGCTTCTTTTTACTTCCAGCAACGGGGGCAACAGGAGGAATACACTTCTGTAGAAAATCTAAAATTTCACTGGCTCGTCAGACTGTATGTGTAG
- a CDS encoding polysaccharide deacetylase family protein, whose protein sequence is MGKTKHPARRHKPPSVVATFLFFLLIGGAIGVGAIVTYSVLQAFRPLQANFSYNSAVRESHRAAAYQRIPSGSRVSPSGCEAPALASLTDNLQQLRTAALNPLEAFYPLIKAEIITALLPPSYPYIHEGARGTYVPILMYHDITPVKEVDYDVTPQELAEHFATLKAAGMNPITMDQLLRHLETGASLPPKPILLTFDDNYRGQYLYAFPLLKQYNFPAVWSVHTGFVGSTQGKPKATWAELQEMAQSGLITIASHTVSHRNLTELSPAEIDRELVESKKILESKLGRPIKYFTYPEGSYTPAIKEQVAQAGYRAALSMSLDPNYETSATESEDVFSLRRYGQSRFSDVVKEAQQPLGETREPPLGETREPRWAETNFAAVVPVKQGFAPVNFHSSIEKHQVRVDGIRLTLVFGGQPVTAHADSRYQVEEIQKTIPNAVAAVDGGFFSLELLDSNQMIGPVLSRYSQTAGVFNPGKKGENPLLRGRPLVLISDRTVKFVPYDPDRHISLAAVEQELPGVKDAFVAAGWLVKNGKPRDAASFGKLYGFDAERDRAFWGIDRAGRPMIGVTMDMVDSVRLGQILAKVGIYEAVMLDSGASAALSYEGKSVMEYQPRPVPHVVALLPPQPVPASEKKDNTDWCQVSY, encoded by the coding sequence ATGGGAAAAACTAAACACCCTGCCCGCAGGCACAAGCCTCCTTCTGTGGTCGCTACTTTCCTGTTCTTCCTGCTGATTGGTGGAGCAATTGGCGTAGGGGCAATCGTGACTTATTCCGTACTCCAGGCCTTCCGTCCCTTGCAAGCTAATTTTTCCTACAATTCGGCGGTTCGCGAGTCGCACCGAGCAGCTGCCTACCAGAGAATCCCTAGCGGTTCGCGAGTCTCACCGAGCGGCTGTGAAGCCCCTGCTCTAGCCAGCTTGACGGACAATCTCCAGCAATTGCGCACTGCTGCCCTCAATCCCCTGGAAGCATTCTATCCCCTTATTAAGGCAGAGATTATCACTGCCCTGCTCCCCCCTAGCTATCCCTACATCCATGAAGGGGCGAGGGGAACCTACGTGCCTATCCTGATGTACCACGACATTACCCCTGTCAAAGAGGTAGACTACGACGTGACTCCCCAAGAGCTGGCAGAACACTTTGCTACTTTGAAAGCAGCGGGGATGAACCCCATCACCATGGACCAGTTGCTGCGGCACTTAGAAACCGGTGCTAGTTTGCCCCCCAAGCCCATACTTTTAACTTTTGATGATAATTATCGCGGGCAGTACCTCTACGCCTTTCCTCTCCTCAAACAATACAATTTCCCGGCGGTGTGGTCTGTACATACAGGTTTTGTGGGCAGTACCCAGGGTAAACCTAAAGCCACTTGGGCAGAATTGCAGGAAATGGCCCAGAGCGGGTTAATCACCATTGCTTCCCACACTGTCAGTCACCGCAACTTGACAGAACTGTCTCCTGCAGAAATCGATCGGGAACTGGTGGAATCGAAAAAAATCCTGGAGTCCAAGTTAGGGCGACCGATTAAGTATTTCACTTATCCAGAGGGCAGCTACACCCCTGCCATTAAGGAGCAGGTAGCCCAGGCAGGTTACCGCGCCGCTTTGTCTATGAGTCTAGACCCCAACTACGAAACCTCGGCGACGGAATCGGAGGATGTGTTTAGTCTACGCCGCTATGGTCAGTCCCGCTTTAGTGATGTAGTTAAGGAAGCGCAGCAGCCGCTCGGTGAGACTCGCGAACCGCCGCTCGGTGAGACTCGCGAACCGCGGTGGGCGGAAACCAATTTCGCTGCCGTAGTACCCGTCAAGCAGGGCTTTGCCCCAGTGAATTTCCATAGCTCGATCGAGAAACATCAAGTGAGGGTGGACGGGATACGCCTAACCCTAGTGTTTGGGGGACAGCCCGTAACAGCCCATGCTGATAGTCGCTATCAAGTGGAGGAAATTCAAAAAACAATCCCCAACGCTGTGGCGGCTGTAGATGGGGGCTTTTTCTCCCTAGAATTGTTAGACAGTAATCAAATGATAGGTCCTGTCCTTAGTCGCTATTCCCAGACGGCGGGGGTATTCAATCCAGGCAAGAAAGGAGAAAATCCCCTTCTGCGGGGCCGACCATTGGTGCTAATTTCCGATCGCACAGTCAAATTTGTGCCCTATGACCCCGATCGGCACATTTCCCTGGCAGCAGTGGAGCAAGAACTACCAGGAGTGAAGGATGCCTTTGTAGCAGCGGGTTGGCTGGTCAAAAATGGCAAACCTAGGGATGCCGCTAGTTTCGGCAAACTCTATGGCTTTGATGCGGAACGGGATAGAGCTTTTTGGGGTATCGATCGGGCGGGTCGTCCCATGATTGGGGTGACGATGGACATGGTGGACTCCGTGCGATTGGGGCAGATTTTAGCAAAAGTGGGCATCTACGAGGCGGTGATGTTAGACTCTGGTGCTAGCGCTGCCCTGTCCTACGAGGGTAAATCAGTGATGGAATATCAGCCCCGCCCCGTCCCCCATGTCGTAGCCTTGCTCCCCCCCCAACCAGTACCAGCATCAGAGAAGAAAGACAATACCGATTGGTGTCAGGTCAGCTACTGA
- a CDS encoding c-type cytochrome — translation MLKLLASLFVLVSLVWQTLPAFASSPEAAKLFTANCAACHAGGGNRVVAAKTLQKDALAKYGMNTEEAIAYQIKKGKNAMPAFGKKLSDDQIKDVAQYVLEQAEKGWGKA, via the coding sequence ATGCTCAAGTTATTAGCTAGTTTATTTGTTCTAGTCAGTTTAGTGTGGCAAACTCTGCCGGCCTTTGCTAGTTCCCCCGAGGCGGCAAAGTTGTTCACCGCTAACTGTGCTGCTTGCCATGCCGGCGGTGGTAACCGCGTTGTGGCTGCCAAAACTTTACAAAAGGATGCCCTTGCCAAGTATGGTATGAATACGGAAGAAGCAATTGCCTACCAAATCAAGAAGGGTAAGAACGCTATGCCTGCCTTTGGCAAAAAGCTCTCCGATGACCAAATTAAGGATGTGGCGCAATACGTCCTAGAGCAAGCGGAAAAGGGCTGGGGTAAAGCCTAA